The Pseudophryne corroboree isolate aPseCor3 chromosome 2, aPseCor3.hap2, whole genome shotgun sequence genome has a segment encoding these proteins:
- the GJA3 gene encoding gap junction alpha-3 protein, which yields MGDWSFLGRLLENAQEHSTVIGKVWLTVLFIFRILVLGAAAEEVWGDEQSDFTCNTQQPGCENVCYDKAFPISHIRFWVLQIIFVSTPTLIYLGHVLHIVRMEEKKKEKEEELKKCIKGNNEKELLLKKGAEKKEKPPIRDERGKIRIGGALLRTYVFNIIFKTLFEIGFIVGQYFLYGFELKPLYRCNRWPCPNTVDCFISRPTEKTIFIIFMLVVACVSLLLNMLEIYHLGWKKLKQGMTNQYIPDPSCNKADPPSMLSRTALPSMAFPPYYTDAAAAPTMHHVYARSPLSDFKMSSLAEEPLDESYFSGRLEQHTLATEQNWDNLAVERERKPGSSSASACSATTSAPSSVRNEEGSEEVVGPVVSGSGSNTEADGDNKPATTTVEMHQPPVSIDTRRLSRASKSSSSRARSDDLAV from the coding sequence ATGGGTGACTGGAGTTTTCTGGGAAGACTATTAGAAAATGCACAAGAACACTCCACTGTCATTGGAAAAGTCTGGTTGACCGTATTATTTATCTTCCGGATCTTGGTTCTAGGAGCCGCAGCAGAAGAGGTCTGGGGAGACGAGCAGTCTGACTTTACTTGTAACACCCAGCAGCCCGGTTGTGAGAATGTCTGCTATGACAAAGCCTTCCCCATTTCTCATATTAGGTTCTGGGTGCTCCAGATTATTTTTGTGTCCACTCCCACTCTCATCTACCTGGGCCATGTCCTGCACATTGTGCGgatggaagaaaagaaaaaagagaaagaggaagagCTGAAGAAGTGCATTAAAGGTAATAATGAGAAAGAACTTCTCCTCAAAAAGGGTGCTGAGAAGAAAGAAAAACCCCCTATAAGAGATGAGAGGGGAAAAATTAGAATAGGAGGTGCCCTCCTCCGCACTTACGTCTTCAACATTATCTTCAAGACTCTGTTTGAGATTGGCTTTATCGTAGGACAGTATTTCCTGTATGGTTTTGAGCTAAAGCCCCTTTACCGTTGCAACCGTTGGCCTTGCCCCAACACTGTGGACTGTTTCATTTCCAGGCCAACTGAAAAGACCATTTTTATCATATTTATGCTTGTAGTGGCTTGCGTGTCTCTTTTGCTGAATATGTTAGAGATCTATCACTTGGGATGGAAGAAACTCAAGCAGGGCATGACTAACCAGTATATCCCCGATCCCTCTTGCAATAAAGCAGATCCTCCCAGTATGCTCTCGCGAACTGCCCTTCCAAGCATGGCTTTCCCACCATATTATACTGATGCAGCTGCAGCCCCAACCATGCACCATGTATATGCTAGGTCCCCCCTCTCTGATTTTAAAATGTCATCACTTGCAGAAGAACCTCTCGATGAATCCTACTTCAGTGGCCGCCTTGAACAACATACGTTAGCCACTGAGCAGAACTGGGACAACCTGGCAGTAGAGCGGGAAAGGAAGCCTGGATCAAGCAGTGCTAGTGCTTGCAGTGCAACTACTTCTGCTCCAAGCAGCGTAAGAAACGAGGAAGGGAGCGAGGAGGTTGTGGGACCAGTGGTTTCAGGAAGCGGAAGCAACACTGAAGCAGATGGGGACAACAAACCAGCCACTACCACCGTAGAGATGCACCAGCCTCCTGTGTCGATAGACACGAGAAGGCTCAGCAGGGCTAGCAAGTCCAGCAGTAGCAGAGCTAGGTCAGATGACTTAGCCGTGTAG